The following proteins are co-located in the Robbsia betulipollinis genome:
- a CDS encoding CysB family HTH-type transcriptional regulator → MNFQQLRYVREAVRRNLNLTEVANVLHTSQSGVSKQIKDLEDELGIDIFVRRGKRLTALTPPGTGVLHLVERILLDTESLRRAASHYAAEDAGRLVLATTHTQARYALPRVLPQFRAAYPKVNLALRQGSPKQVAEMVLSGEADIGIATEALNLYPDMTTFLSYSWRHVIAVRRDHPLVEEGELSLAKVSAYPLITYDLEFSGRSHIDAAFDAAGIAPDIVMTAMDADVIKTYVELGFGVGILAAMAVDPVRDTQLVVLDSDHMFEPNTTRIGVRTGNFLRHYACHLIQMLAPDLTEAQILAQVAGEE, encoded by the coding sequence ATGAATTTCCAGCAGCTGCGCTATGTGCGCGAGGCGGTGCGCCGCAATCTCAATCTCACCGAGGTCGCCAACGTCCTGCACACGTCGCAGTCCGGGGTCAGCAAACAGATCAAGGACCTCGAAGACGAGTTGGGCATCGATATTTTCGTGCGTCGCGGCAAGCGGCTCACGGCCTTGACGCCGCCCGGCACCGGCGTATTGCATCTGGTCGAGCGCATTCTGCTGGACACCGAGAGCTTGCGGCGCGCAGCCAGCCACTACGCAGCGGAAGACGCGGGCCGGCTGGTGCTGGCGACCACCCATACCCAGGCGCGTTACGCGCTGCCCCGGGTGCTGCCGCAATTCCGCGCCGCCTATCCGAAGGTCAACCTGGCGCTACGTCAGGGCAGCCCCAAACAGGTGGCCGAAATGGTGCTGAGCGGCGAGGCGGACATCGGTATCGCCACCGAGGCCCTGAACCTCTACCCGGACATGACGACCTTTCTGTCGTATTCCTGGCGTCATGTGATCGCCGTGCGGCGCGACCACCCGCTGGTGGAGGAGGGCGAATTGAGTCTGGCCAAGGTCAGCGCCTATCCGTTGATCACCTACGATCTCGAATTCTCGGGCCGCTCGCATATCGACGCCGCTTTCGACGCCGCCGGCATCGCACCCGATATCGTGATGACCGCGATGGATGCCGACGTCATCAAGACGTATGTCGAACTTGGTTTCGGCGTGGGCATCCTTGCCGCGATGGCGGTCGATCCGGTGCGCGACACGCAACTGGTCGTGCTCGATTCCGACCACATGTTCGAGCCGAACACCACCCGCATCGGCGTGCGCACCGGGAATTTCCTGCGCCACTATGCATGCCATCTGATCCAGATGCTGGCGCCGGACCTGACCGAGGCGCAGATTCTGGCGCAGGTGGCGGGCGAGGAATAA
- a CDS encoding CDP-diacylglycerol diphosphatase translates to MRSTTGAACVMAGLAWPDAVSAGRDELRDLLLALPPVASVVDPLAPPSELRVVERAAGYVVKKDLRGDTHFLLIPFACVSGIEDAALREAGTPHYFEHAWRHRDLVAQADGAPLRDEQIGIVVNPLRSRSQDHLHLHINRIAPELASQLAAHGPTRNLQWEAMAWNDRVLHVIRVPQSQFARVNPFRLFDDVAALAGIELEAAMLLMTAGADGDGEPVFYLMAGRYGEQARGGWDFENLMVHQPPVSPAS, encoded by the coding sequence ATGAGAAGCACGACAGGCGCTGCGTGCGTGATGGCCGGTCTGGCATGGCCGGACGCCGTCAGCGCGGGGCGCGACGAATTGCGGGATTTGCTCCTGGCGCTGCCGCCCGTCGCGTCGGTGGTCGACCCGCTCGCGCCGCCGTCCGAACTCCGTGTGGTGGAACGTGCGGCGGGGTATGTCGTCAAGAAGGACCTTCGGGGCGATACCCACTTCCTGCTCATCCCGTTCGCGTGTGTGAGCGGGATCGAGGATGCCGCGCTGCGGGAAGCCGGCACGCCGCATTATTTCGAACATGCCTGGCGCCACCGGGATCTTGTCGCGCAGGCGGACGGCGCGCCGTTGCGCGACGAGCAGATCGGCATCGTCGTCAATCCCCTGCGCAGCCGCAGCCAGGATCATCTGCATCTGCATATCAATCGCATCGCGCCGGAGCTGGCTTCCCAACTCGCGGCGCATGGCCCCACGCGGAATCTGCAATGGGAGGCGATGGCGTGGAACGATCGCGTGCTCCATGTGATCCGTGTGCCGCAGTCGCAATTTGCCCGCGTCAATCCGTTCCGTTTGTTCGACGACGTGGCCGCCCTGGCGGGAATCGAGCTCGAAGCGGCAATGTTGCTGATGACGGCAGGTGCCGACGGCGATGGGGAACCGGTTTTTTACCTGATGGCCGGACGCTATGGCGAGCAGGCGCGTGGCGGCTGGGATTTCGAGAATCTGATGGTGCACCAGCCGCCCGTTTCTCCGGCTTCCTGA